Proteins encoded in a region of the Elizabethkingia bruuniana genome:
- a CDS encoding CusA/CzcA family heavy metal efflux RND transporter, with translation MLDKIIKFSINNKIVIGIMTLLLVIWGVWSATKLPIDAVPDITNNQVQIITVSPTLAGQEVEQLVTFPIEQSIANVPGIHETRSISRFGLSVITVVFNENVDIYFARQLIGERLKTASEEIPKGVGTPELAPVSTGLGEIYQYILHPKKGSEKKYSAKDLRTMQDWIVRRQLNGTPGVAEINSFGGELKQYEVAIDPNRLRAMGISVTDIFNALEKNNQNTGGAYIDKKPNAYFIRGIGLVTSLDDVKNIAVKDETGSVPIFIKDVANVRFGSAVRYGALTYNGKVDAVGGIVMMLKGANSNEVVNNVKAKIPTIQKSLPDDVVIEPFLDRTDLVERAIGTVQKNLIEGALIVIFVLVVFLGNLRAGLIVASAIPLSLLFALGMMNVFGVSANLMSLGAIDFGLIVDGAVIIVEATLHHLGLRKSVNRLTQKEMDEEVFLSASKIRSSAAFGEIIILIVYIPILTLAGVEGKMFTPMAKTVGFAILGALILSLTYIPMMSALFLSKKISHKETFSDKMMNKLQSIYQPLLLKAIKIKYWLVAGTAFIFFGTLIIFKNMGGEFIPQLQEGDFAYHCILPQGSSLSQSIETSMQASRIIKSFDEVKMVVGKTGAAEVPTDPMPPEATDMIVVLKPQSEWKTKKSYDELADEISEKLETIPGVFFEKNQPIQMRFNELMTGIRQDVAVKIFGENLDSLAVYADKVGKVIQTVPGATAPQIERVSGLPQINVQYDRTRMANYGLSIQDVNDVLSTAFAGKAAGQVYENERRFDLVVRLDSLRRTNIDDVNNLMISTKSGLQIPLSQVANIDYKLGAAQISREGGKRRIVIGFNVSGRDVASVVKDIQQKLDKEIKLPSGYYFTYGGQFENLKEASDRLMIAVPISLLLIFMLLYFTFHSFKQAALIFTAIPMSAIGGVFALLVRGMPFSISAGIGFIALFGVAVLNGIVLIGTFNQLKKEGETDVLKRVIEGTKTRLRPVLMTATVASIGFLPMAISTGAGAEVQKPLATVVIGGLITATFLTLFVLPMLYIIFSEKVKGRILKMKPKATVIVLFIMLSGLAGQGLKAQTRTIDIQQATQMAVENNLLMKSKDLNIMTSKALRPTAKELPQLSVSAQLGQYNSPKFDNSFAISQTVPFPTIFKARKELIESNIKSRQIEKEVSVNELLRQVRSYYYQIEYLQFNKTKLESLDNLYQDFIRIATVRYNAGDIKKIEISTAETQKGEINLLLKQNQVYLDNAYKNLKTLLNTSESIEVAPKEAYLPLKIDYVLDSSVIANNPSVRAFYQEMEIAEKNKKIEKAQGLPEFTLGVTSQSLTGMHPTNNGGEKYYNGWNRFNSVNVGVSIPLTFGATKARIQSLEYQRQAAENNAKLQQQQLTTQFDTAMRQYRQDVDQYNYYVQQAIPNAEKIAKAAQLGYRTGDISYVEYLFALQTTTNIQLKYLESIQQVNQSVVIINSIINQ, from the coding sequence GTGTTAGATAAAATCATCAAATTTAGTATCAATAACAAAATTGTCATTGGTATTATGACACTCTTACTGGTGATCTGGGGGGTATGGAGCGCTACAAAGCTTCCGATAGATGCCGTACCGGATATCACCAACAATCAGGTACAGATTATTACTGTAAGCCCTACTCTTGCAGGTCAGGAAGTAGAACAGCTTGTAACCTTCCCCATAGAACAAAGTATTGCCAATGTACCGGGCATACATGAAACCAGAAGTATTTCGCGCTTCGGACTGTCTGTTATTACTGTTGTATTTAACGAAAATGTAGACATCTATTTTGCCAGACAGCTTATAGGTGAAAGACTAAAAACAGCTTCCGAAGAGATTCCGAAAGGTGTGGGAACACCCGAACTGGCACCTGTAAGTACAGGACTGGGAGAAATATACCAGTATATCCTGCACCCTAAAAAAGGAAGCGAGAAAAAATACAGCGCCAAGGACCTTCGTACGATGCAGGACTGGATTGTCCGCAGACAGCTAAACGGAACACCCGGGGTAGCAGAAATCAACAGCTTTGGTGGTGAACTAAAGCAATATGAAGTAGCAATAGACCCTAACCGTTTGCGGGCAATGGGCATTAGTGTTACCGACATCTTCAATGCACTGGAAAAGAACAACCAGAACACCGGAGGTGCTTATATCGACAAAAAACCCAATGCCTATTTTATCCGTGGTATTGGTCTTGTTACGTCGCTGGATGATGTTAAAAATATAGCAGTAAAAGACGAAACCGGCAGTGTACCGATCTTTATAAAAGACGTTGCCAATGTACGCTTTGGCAGTGCTGTACGTTATGGTGCCCTTACCTACAACGGAAAAGTTGATGCTGTGGGTGGTATTGTTATGATGCTGAAAGGCGCTAACAGTAACGAAGTCGTAAACAATGTAAAAGCTAAAATCCCGACCATTCAGAAGTCTCTTCCGGATGACGTTGTTATAGAACCATTCCTGGATCGTACAGATCTGGTAGAAAGAGCAATAGGCACCGTACAGAAGAATCTTATTGAAGGTGCTCTTATCGTAATTTTTGTATTAGTCGTATTCCTTGGAAACCTCAGAGCCGGCCTTATCGTAGCTTCTGCTATTCCGTTGTCACTTTTGTTTGCTTTAGGAATGATGAATGTTTTTGGCGTTAGTGCCAACCTGATGAGCCTTGGAGCAATAGACTTTGGTCTTATTGTAGATGGTGCCGTTATTATTGTAGAGGCTACACTCCACCACCTCGGCCTCAGAAAGTCCGTCAACAGGCTTACCCAAAAAGAAATGGACGAAGAGGTATTCCTTTCGGCTTCCAAGATCAGAAGCAGTGCTGCCTTTGGTGAGATTATTATCCTTATCGTATATATTCCGATCCTTACCCTTGCAGGTGTGGAAGGCAAGATGTTTACACCAATGGCTAAAACAGTAGGTTTTGCTATTCTGGGAGCCTTGATCCTTTCTTTGACGTATATCCCGATGATGAGTGCTTTGTTCTTGTCTAAGAAGATCTCTCACAAGGAAACTTTCTCGGATAAGATGATGAATAAACTACAAAGTATTTATCAGCCTTTGCTATTGAAAGCAATTAAAATAAAATACTGGTTGGTAGCAGGTACTGCTTTTATATTCTTTGGTACACTCATCATATTTAAAAATATGGGTGGCGAGTTTATACCTCAGCTGCAGGAAGGTGACTTTGCTTACCACTGCATTCTTCCGCAGGGAAGTTCACTCAGCCAGAGTATCGAAACCTCTATGCAGGCATCGCGAATTATCAAAAGCTTTGATGAAGTAAAAATGGTAGTCGGAAAAACCGGTGCCGCCGAAGTACCTACCGACCCTATGCCGCCTGAGGCCACAGATATGATTGTGGTCCTGAAACCACAAAGCGAATGGAAAACTAAAAAATCTTATGATGAACTGGCTGATGAGATCAGTGAGAAACTGGAAACTATTCCGGGGGTATTCTTCGAAAAGAACCAGCCTATCCAGATGCGTTTCAACGAACTCATGACGGGTATCCGCCAGGATGTAGCGGTAAAGATATTTGGTGAGAATCTGGATTCCCTTGCTGTATATGCCGATAAAGTAGGCAAAGTGATTCAGACCGTTCCCGGAGCTACCGCACCACAAATCGAAAGAGTAAGCGGCCTGCCACAGATCAATGTACAATACGACCGTACTCGTATGGCCAACTACGGACTCAGCATTCAGGATGTCAACGATGTCCTCAGTACCGCCTTTGCCGGTAAAGCAGCAGGACAGGTTTATGAAAACGAGAGAAGATTCGATCTTGTCGTACGTTTGGACAGCCTTCGCCGTACCAATATAGACGATGTCAACAACCTGATGATCTCTACCAAATCCGGTTTACAAATTCCGCTTTCGCAGGTGGCCAATATCGATTACAAATTAGGCGCAGCACAGATAAGCCGTGAGGGCGGAAAACGAAGAATTGTAATCGGATTCAATGTAAGTGGCCGCGACGTTGCCAGCGTTGTAAAAGATATTCAGCAAAAACTGGATAAAGAAATAAAACTGCCATCCGGTTATTACTTTACCTATGGAGGTCAGTTCGAGAACCTTAAAGAAGCCAGCGACCGACTGATGATTGCTGTACCCATCTCATTACTTTTAATTTTCATGCTGTTATACTTCACCTTTCACTCCTTCAAACAGGCTGCCTTAATTTTTACAGCGATCCCGATGAGTGCTATTGGAGGTGTATTTGCCCTTCTGGTTCGGGGAATGCCTTTCAGTATCAGTGCCGGAATCGGATTTATCGCCCTGTTTGGTGTTGCGGTTCTTAATGGTATTGTCCTTATAGGCACCTTTAATCAGCTGAAAAAAGAAGGTGAAACCGATGTGCTGAAAAGAGTTATTGAAGGCACCAAAACCAGACTGCGTCCGGTTCTGATGACCGCTACCGTGGCTTCTATAGGCTTCCTGCCAATGGCTATATCTACAGGAGCAGGTGCCGAAGTACAAAAACCACTGGCCACAGTAGTTATCGGCGGACTGATTACAGCAACCTTCCTTACCCTATTTGTACTTCCTATGTTATATATTATTTTCAGTGAAAAAGTAAAAGGCCGTATTCTAAAGATGAAGCCTAAGGCAACTGTAATTGTACTATTCATTATGTTATCAGGATTGGCAGGACAAGGTCTGAAAGCCCAGACCAGAACCATCGATATTCAGCAGGCCACACAAATGGCTGTAGAAAACAATCTGCTCATGAAGTCCAAAGATCTGAATATTATGACTTCCAAAGCACTAAGGCCAACGGCTAAAGAACTGCCACAACTAAGTGTATCTGCACAGTTGGGGCAATACAACAGTCCGAAGTTCGACAATTCATTTGCGATCTCTCAGACTGTGCCCTTCCCTACGATCTTCAAGGCGAGAAAGGAGCTGATAGAGTCCAATATCAAAAGCAGACAGATTGAGAAAGAAGTCTCTGTAAATGAATTGTTGAGACAGGTAAGATCTTATTATTACCAGATTGAATACCTGCAGTTTAACAAAACCAAACTGGAGAGCCTGGACAATCTCTATCAGGACTTCATCCGTATTGCCACTGTAAGGTATAATGCCGGCGATATCAAGAAAATTGAAATCAGTACTGCAGAAACCCAAAAAGGAGAAATTAACTTATTGCTTAAACAGAACCAGGTCTATCTGGACAATGCTTACAAGAATCTGAAAACCTTGCTGAACACTTCAGAGTCTATAGAAGTAGCTCCTAAAGAGGCGTATCTCCCTTTAAAAATAGACTATGTGCTGGACAGTAGTGTAATTGCCAATAATCCTTCGGTAAGAGCTTTTTATCAGGAAATGGAAATTGCTGAGAAAAACAAAAAAATAGAAAAAGCTCAGGGCTTACCGGAATTTACATTAGGTGTTACCAGCCAGTCCCTTACGGGTATGCATCCTACCAATAATGGCGGCGAAAAATACTATAATGGCTGGAACCGTTTTAATTCGGTAAACGTTGGTGTAAGCATTCCGCTTACTTTTGGTGCGACCAAAGCCAGAATACAATCACTGGAATACCAAAGACAGGCTGCCGAAAACAATGCCAAATTGCAGCAGCAACAGCTGACCACACAGTTTGATACCGCTATGCGCCAATACCGACAGGATGTGGATCAGTACAATTACTATGTACAACAAGCCATTCCTAATGCCGAAAAAATTGCTAAAGCAGCACAACTCGGTTACCGTACCGGAGATATTTCTTATGTAGAATATCTTTTCGCCCTGCAGACAACAACCAATATCCAGCTAAAATATCTGGAATCCATACAGCAAGTAAACCAATCTGTGGTTATTATTAATTCTATAATTAATCAATAA
- a CDS encoding efflux RND transporter periplasmic adaptor subunit: MKLKQTIIYLITASLIFTSCGKKEAAPEAKTEQPAKAKDHEEAAPTIASLTEDQIQSVGVTTGPIEMKELTATVKANGLLRVPNNNKATVAALFSGVVKTLNILEGDYVRKGQVIATIANPEYIRVQEQYLTTISRIAFAEQEYRRQNELYTNDAGTKKNLQSSSSELRTLSTQKASLARQLQMMGINPASVTNASMRTGLTITAPISGTISNIRAQIGSYVDVSAPVAEIIDNTSLHLDLQVFEKDLPRMRIGQIVHFKLTNNPETEYDAKVYSIGSSFENESKTIAVHCTVIGNKTGLIDGMNITGVVSLDHSTTPAIPTEAIVEADGKFYVFIQTNKKPEAHEEAASDDKKEAAPAEKSHAKTINFEKVEVVKGTSDMGYTAITPVGQLAPDAKIVVKGAFFVNAKLTNVGEHEH; the protein is encoded by the coding sequence ATGAAACTGAAACAAACCATAATTTACCTGATAACCGCTTCTTTAATCTTCACCAGCTGTGGCAAAAAAGAAGCTGCTCCCGAGGCTAAGACCGAACAGCCGGCAAAAGCTAAGGACCATGAAGAGGCAGCGCCGACTATTGCAAGCCTTACCGAAGACCAGATACAGTCAGTAGGCGTAACTACAGGTCCAATAGAAATGAAGGAACTAACGGCTACTGTAAAAGCCAATGGTCTGCTTCGTGTTCCCAACAACAATAAAGCAACTGTAGCAGCTCTTTTCAGCGGGGTTGTAAAAACACTTAATATCCTGGAAGGCGACTATGTTCGCAAAGGTCAGGTTATTGCCACCATTGCCAATCCGGAATACATCCGCGTACAGGAGCAGTATCTTACCACTATCAGCAGAATAGCTTTTGCCGAACAGGAATATAGAAGACAAAATGAATTGTATACTAATGATGCGGGAACCAAAAAGAATTTGCAGAGTTCTTCTTCCGAACTCAGAACATTGTCTACCCAAAAGGCTTCTTTAGCCCGACAACTGCAAATGATGGGTATCAACCCGGCTTCTGTTACCAACGCAAGTATGAGAACAGGTTTGACTATTACCGCTCCTATCAGCGGGACGATTAGTAATATCAGAGCGCAGATTGGCAGTTATGTAGATGTATCTGCTCCCGTTGCCGAAATTATAGACAACACTTCGCTTCACCTGGATTTACAGGTATTTGAAAAAGACCTCCCAAGAATGCGTATTGGTCAGATTGTACATTTCAAACTCACCAACAATCCTGAAACAGAATACGATGCGAAGGTATACAGCATTGGGTCTTCCTTTGAGAACGAAAGCAAAACAATTGCAGTACACTGTACTGTAATCGGTAACAAAACCGGACTTATCGATGGTATGAACATTACCGGAGTGGTGAGTCTGGATCACAGCACAACTCCTGCTATTCCAACCGAAGCGATTGTAGAAGCTGATGGTAAATTCTATGTCTTTATACAAACGAATAAAAAGCCGGAAGCACATGAAGAAGCAGCATCAGATGATAAAAAAGAAGCTGCTCCTGCCGAGAAGTCACATGCTAAAACCATCAACTTCGAAAAAGTAGAGGTCGTAAAAGGAACATCCGACATGGGCTATACGGCAATAACGCCTGTAGGGCAGCTTGCGCCTGATGCTAAAATTGTTGTAAAAGGAGCCTTCTTTGTGAATGCTAAGCTTACCAATGTTGGTGAGCACGAACATTAA
- a CDS encoding bestrophin family protein, whose amino-acid sequence MLLKKKISIWYFINLIKSQLLLIAMFAVAIGILDQLPAFQKISLPLAIPALVGTAVSLLLAFRISQSYERWWEARTIWGAIVNDSRTFIRQITQALPSGSETIIQEFAQRQIIWNYALGESLRKLPFSDRVQDYLIDHRIEATNIPNALLDEHSLQLKQLADKGLISEFRLIQLNETLARLCDSMGKCERIKNTVFPRSYSILVHSLIYVFAAILPFGFDDSQLSLLIIEIGITILIPTLFIAIEKTAIIMQDPFENTPVDTPMTSLAQTIEINLREMIGEQNVPQKKRNPLYYEM is encoded by the coding sequence ATGCTGCTAAAAAAGAAAATATCCATCTGGTATTTCATTAATTTAATCAAATCCCAGTTATTACTGATCGCCATGTTTGCTGTCGCTATTGGTATTTTAGATCAGCTTCCGGCCTTTCAGAAAATATCACTTCCCCTTGCTATTCCGGCATTGGTAGGTACAGCTGTCTCTCTCCTGCTGGCTTTCAGGATTTCACAATCCTACGAAAGATGGTGGGAAGCCCGTACGATATGGGGAGCCATTGTCAATGATTCCCGCACATTTATCCGCCAGATTACCCAGGCACTTCCGTCAGGAAGCGAAACTATTATTCAGGAATTTGCACAGCGTCAGATTATCTGGAACTATGCTCTTGGGGAATCCCTCAGAAAGCTTCCTTTTTCGGATCGTGTTCAGGATTATCTTATCGACCACAGAATAGAAGCTACTAATATTCCCAATGCTTTACTGGATGAGCATTCCCTGCAGCTAAAGCAATTGGCGGACAAAGGACTGATTAGCGAGTTCAGACTCATACAACTGAATGAAACATTAGCACGTTTATGCGACAGCATGGGAAAATGTGAAAGAATCAAAAACACGGTATTTCCACGTTCTTACAGCATTTTGGTACATAGCCTTATCTATGTATTCGCTGCCATTCTGCCATTTGGATTCGACGATTCTCAGCTTTCTTTGTTAATCATAGAAATTGGAATCACCATCCTGATCCCTACCCTCTTTATCGCGATTGAAAAAACAGCTATTATCATGCAGGATCCATTTGAAAACACTCCTGTAGACACCCCGATGACTTCTCTGGCACAGACCATAGAAATCAACCTGAGGGAAATGATTGGTGAACAAAACGTGCCGCAGAAAAAGAGAAATCCGTTATACTACGAAATGTAA
- a CDS encoding cation diffusion facilitator family transporter translates to MSETNIQTASASSKHKKNLLIVLSFSGLYLIAEVIGGIITNSLALLADAAHMLTDVVGLLLAYIAIRIGERKATSSKTFGYYRTEILAAVINAVVLLGISIYVLYEAYQRFLNPPEVQSKAMLIVAGIGLLVNIAGMMILRKSSGDSLNMKGAYFEVLSDMLTSVGVMIAGVVMLTTGWYYADPLISAGIGLLIFPRTWRLLMEAIHVLLEGTPKDVDINELRSTMEKVPGVKSLHDLHVWSLTSGINAMSAHVVSDQSIPHNQMLRILTDQATSNFKISHTTFQIEDEGYVESEMHD, encoded by the coding sequence ATGAGTGAAACGAATATACAAACAGCCTCAGCCTCCAGTAAGCACAAAAAAAACTTACTGATTGTACTTTCCTTCAGTGGTCTTTACCTTATCGCTGAAGTCATTGGCGGAATTATCACCAACAGTTTGGCCTTGTTAGCCGATGCAGCCCACATGCTTACCGATGTTGTAGGTCTTTTGCTGGCTTATATAGCCATCCGAATTGGTGAACGCAAAGCTACATCCTCCAAAACTTTTGGCTATTACCGTACCGAGATATTAGCCGCAGTAATCAATGCTGTTGTCCTTTTAGGAATTTCCATTTATGTGCTTTACGAAGCCTATCAGCGCTTTCTCAATCCGCCGGAAGTACAGAGTAAAGCCATGCTTATCGTAGCCGGAATCGGACTTTTAGTAAACATTGCCGGGATGATGATCCTTAGGAAAAGTTCTGGCGACAGCCTGAATATGAAGGGTGCCTATTTCGAAGTATTATCGGATATGCTGACCTCTGTCGGGGTAATGATTGCTGGTGTGGTTATGCTTACCACCGGCTGGTATTATGCCGATCCGCTGATCTCTGCGGGTATTGGTCTACTAATCTTCCCAAGAACATGGCGACTCCTGATGGAAGCTATTCATGTATTATTGGAGGGTACTCCCAAAGATGTAGATATTAATGAGCTGCGCAGTACCATGGAAAAAGTTCCGGGTGTTAAAAGCCTGCACGATCTCCATGTATGGTCGCTAACCTCGGGTATCAATGCTATGAGTGCCCATGTTGTCTCTGATCAGAGCATTCCGCATAATCAAATGCTTCGGATACTCACCGATCAGGCGACCAGTAATTTCAAAATTAGCCATACTACCTTCCAAATCGAAGATGAAGGCTATGTCGAAAGTGAAATGCATGATTAA
- a CDS encoding HNH endonuclease, with translation MTENLWVLKTVHEDHITSLIDSYQDSLTEYYNYDSNVANSKQIKAGDQAIIIDKKQILGYAIIAQVKESIGEKIIRKCSICANTTIDIRKRKLPKYRCSKGHEFEIPVEETKTVTKYSAVFGSFNPINSKNRDLKQLRPYYSSNYNPNMSMQRLDIDALSLFNISSDDSILPSITPDEGYTKKEAEQYTISDQDEREVIQRAIKLRRGQQNFRKKLLKKYNNTCVITGCKITDILEAAHINPYKGNQDNHVSNGLLLRADIHTLFDLNLLGINPENLRIIIVDKLKGTEYEQYHNKEINVDKKSISLEAIRKKWGFQKNNS, from the coding sequence ATGACCGAAAATCTATGGGTGCTTAAAACTGTCCATGAAGATCATATTACATCACTTATTGACAGTTATCAGGACAGTCTTACCGAGTATTATAATTACGACAGTAATGTTGCTAATTCTAAACAAATAAAAGCCGGAGATCAAGCAATTATAATTGATAAGAAACAAATACTAGGATATGCTATTATTGCACAAGTCAAAGAAAGTATAGGCGAAAAAATTATTAGAAAATGTTCTATATGTGCAAATACAACTATTGATATACGTAAGCGAAAGCTTCCTAAATATCGCTGTAGCAAAGGGCACGAGTTTGAAATTCCTGTTGAGGAAACTAAAACTGTAACCAAATATAGTGCTGTATTTGGCTCTTTCAATCCAATCAACAGTAAAAATCGAGATTTGAAACAGCTTCGCCCGTACTACAGCAGTAACTACAACCCGAATATGTCAATGCAAAGACTTGATATTGATGCTTTATCATTGTTTAATATCTCTTCTGATGACTCTATACTTCCCTCCATCACTCCTGATGAGGGTTATACAAAAAAAGAAGCTGAACAATATACAATAAGTGACCAAGATGAACGTGAAGTAATACAAAGAGCTATTAAACTAAGAAGAGGTCAACAAAATTTCAGAAAAAAACTACTAAAAAAATACAACAATACCTGCGTAATTACAGGTTGTAAAATTACTGACATCTTGGAAGCAGCCCATATTAATCCCTACAAAGGTAATCAGGACAACCATGTCTCTAACGGACTATTGTTAAGAGCTGATATACATACCCTGTTTGATCTTAACTTATTAGGAATAAATCCTGAAAATCTAAGAATTATTATTGTCGATAAACTCAAAGGAACAGAGTATGAACAGTATCATAACAAAGAAATCAATGTTGATAAGAAAAGTATTTCATTGGAAGCTATAAGAAAGAAATGGGGATTTCAAAAAAACAATTCATAA
- a CDS encoding PfkB family carbohydrate kinase, whose product MISVIGGVYREINLDDLSTEIYGSGLRCTKFLLENKCDVIFHTAGNSEIEDYLKEYKKVYPSFSFSRIDYNELITFKYSYALDQPDILPNPLKIRKTKNIEFKDYNIICYGMLETDFKVEGCRVVYDTQNSINPIKFSEFGVADELIYIINFSEAKVISKCTELEDIKKFFFEEEKVTALIIKNGPHGATLLYDNKEVKIPSYITENVHKIGSGDIFTASFAYYWMEKKISLEDCAYNASKSTSYFCDKKIYIDTSNIENLIYKEYHPSNLNNKQIYLASPFFSISELLLVDKIRNSFLEFDVNVFSPFHDIGIGNDITIANKDIDAINNSDIIFCVFDGLDSGTLVEAGYSIAKNKKIIGYQRTCDENKLLMIKPGNAKVYENLTTAIYQTIWSL is encoded by the coding sequence ATGATTTCTGTTATTGGTGGTGTATATAGAGAAATCAATCTAGATGATTTATCTACTGAAATATATGGTTCTGGCCTTAGATGCACCAAATTTTTATTAGAGAACAAGTGTGATGTAATTTTTCATACTGCTGGAAACTCTGAAATAGAAGACTATTTAAAAGAATATAAAAAAGTTTATCCAAGTTTTTCTTTTTCAAGAATTGATTATAATGAGCTCATAACTTTTAAATATAGTTATGCCTTGGACCAGCCAGATATATTACCAAATCCTCTAAAAATAAGAAAGACAAAAAATATTGAATTTAAAGATTATAATATTATCTGTTATGGAATGTTAGAAACTGATTTTAAAGTTGAAGGATGTAGAGTTGTTTATGATACTCAAAATTCTATTAATCCAATTAAATTTAGTGAATTTGGTGTAGCAGATGAACTTATATATATAATCAATTTCAGCGAAGCTAAAGTCATTTCTAAATGTACTGAGTTAGAAGATATAAAAAAGTTCTTCTTTGAAGAGGAAAAAGTTACTGCTTTAATTATCAAAAATGGTCCTCATGGAGCCACTCTCCTTTATGATAATAAAGAAGTAAAAATCCCATCATACATCACAGAAAATGTACACAAAATAGGCTCTGGTGATATTTTTACAGCTAGTTTTGCTTATTATTGGATGGAAAAAAAAATAAGTTTGGAAGATTGTGCATATAACGCCTCAAAATCAACGTCTTATTTTTGTGACAAAAAAATATATATTGATACTTCTAACATTGAAAATTTAATTTATAAAGAATATCATCCTAGCAATTTAAATAACAAACAAATATATTTAGCTTCTCCGTTTTTTTCTATTTCGGAATTATTATTAGTGGATAAAATAAGAAATTCCTTCTTAGAGTTCGATGTAAATGTATTTTCACCGTTCCATGATATCGGTATAGGAAATGACATAACCATAGCTAATAAAGACATTGATGCGATCAATAATTCTGATATTATTTTCTGCGTTTTTGATGGACTAGATTCTGGCACACTAGTAGAAGCTGGGTATTCAATTGCTAAAAATAAAAAAATAATTGGATATCAAAGAACCTGTGATGAAAATAAACTTTTAATGATAAAACCCGGTAATGCTAAAGTTTATGAGAATTTAACTACTGCTATTTATCAAACTATATGGAGTTTATGA